A genome region from Staphylococcus capitis subsp. capitis includes the following:
- a CDS encoding response regulator transcription factor, translating to MANEILIVDDEDRIRRLLKLYLERESFEIHEASDGKEAYQLAMDNNYACILLDLMLPEMDGIEVASKLREHKDTPIIMLTAKGEETNRVEGFESGADDYIVKPFSPREVVLRVKALLRRTQSANSEQSEPHARDIIEFNHLVIDNDAHRVLADNEQVNLTPKEYELLIYLAKTPNKVFDREQLLKDVWHYEFYGDLRTVDTHVKRLREKLNRVSNDAAQMIQTVWGVGYKFEVKASDEPTK from the coding sequence ATGGCTAACGAAATTTTAATCGTTGATGATGAAGACAGAATCAGAAGATTGCTTAAATTATACTTAGAAAGAGAATCTTTTGAAATCCATGAAGCTAGTGATGGTAAGGAAGCTTATCAGCTTGCGATGGATAATAACTATGCGTGCATTCTTTTAGATTTAATGCTACCAGAAATGGATGGTATAGAAGTCGCATCTAAACTAAGAGAACACAAAGATACACCTATTATTATGCTTACGGCAAAAGGAGAAGAAACTAACCGAGTTGAAGGATTTGAATCCGGTGCCGATGACTATATTGTTAAGCCTTTTTCACCTAGAGAAGTTGTATTAAGAGTTAAAGCTTTATTAAGACGTACTCAATCTGCAAACTCAGAACAAAGCGAACCACATGCACGTGATATTATTGAATTCAATCATTTAGTGATTGATAATGATGCACATAGAGTACTTGCAGATAACGAGCAAGTGAATTTAACACCTAAAGAATATGAATTACTCATATATCTAGCTAAGACACCTAATAAGGTGTTCGATCGTGAACAATTACTTAAAGATGTATGGCATTATGAATTTTATGGCGACTTGCGAACAGTAGATACACATGTAAAACGTTTAAGAGAGAAATTAAATCGTGTATCTAACGATGCAGCTCAAATGATTCAAACTGTTTGGGGTGTAGGCTATAAGTTCGAGGTCAAAGCCAGTGATGAACCGACTAAATAG
- a CDS encoding ATP-binding protein, which yields MNRLNSVVIKLWLTIILIVATVLILLSVSLITFIQYYFTQETENSIKEDAKRISSLVEKSHNKSLAIQNSQKLVDGPGGLIIMNNFNDKPHASYNNTKTQMLNEIKKSPKFKRVFNNGEFETQNVTIKNNGNTQSYILLGYPMKPQEDASSKHSGVFIYKDLKSIEDTNNAITIIILITAIIFIAASTVFAFFLSNRITKPLRQLKTQAQKVSEGDYSQISSVSTKDEIGDLSRAFNNMNYEIQEHIDALSSSKSIRDSLLNSMVEGVLGINDQRVVIFSNKMADDIIHFIDDFSKESIEQQIEKTFESKGTEFLEIEISTRYYVFITSYINRIQPNGRSGIVVIIRDMTNEHNLDQMKKDFIANVSHELRTPISLLQGYTESIVDGIVTEPDEIRDSLGVVLDESKRLNRLVNELLNVARMDAEGLSVEKEVQPIKNLLDKMKAKYRMQADDLGLTMEFNSGNDHLLWDYDMDRMDQVLTNLIDNASRYTQPGDTIAVTASKDEQYNILYISDTGTGIAPEHLQQVFDRFYKVDASRKRGKQGTGLGLFICKMIIEEHGGQIDVKSELGKGTTFIIKLPQPKNNEAE from the coding sequence ATGAACCGACTAAATAGCGTAGTTATAAAACTGTGGTTAACTATTATTTTAATAGTAGCGACAGTTTTAATTTTATTAAGTGTATCCTTAATTACCTTTATTCAATATTATTTTACGCAAGAAACTGAAAATTCTATTAAAGAAGATGCCAAAAGAATTAGTTCACTCGTTGAGAAATCTCACAATAAATCACTTGCTATTCAAAACAGTCAAAAACTTGTAGATGGCCCTGGTGGTTTAATCATTATGAATAATTTTAATGATAAACCACACGCATCATATAATAATACGAAAACTCAAATGCTCAATGAAATTAAAAAGAGCCCTAAATTTAAAAGAGTCTTCAATAACGGCGAATTTGAAACTCAAAACGTCACAATTAAAAATAACGGTAATACACAATCATATATACTATTAGGTTATCCAATGAAACCACAAGAAGATGCTAGTAGTAAGCATAGTGGCGTGTTTATTTATAAAGACTTAAAATCTATTGAAGATACAAATAATGCTATAACTATTATCATTTTGATTACTGCAATTATATTTATAGCAGCTAGTACAGTATTTGCATTCTTCTTATCGAACAGAATTACGAAACCCTTGAGACAATTAAAGACACAAGCACAAAAAGTTTCTGAAGGTGATTATAGTCAAATATCTTCCGTATCTACTAAAGATGAAATTGGCGACTTATCAAGAGCTTTCAATAATATGAATTACGAGATTCAAGAACATATTGACGCTTTATCATCATCTAAAAGTATTCGTGACAGTTTATTAAACTCCATGGTCGAAGGTGTATTAGGTATAAACGATCAAAGAGTCGTTATCTTTTCTAACAAAATGGCTGATGATATCATCCATTTTATTGATGATTTTTCAAAAGAATCAATCGAACAACAAATCGAAAAAACGTTTGAATCCAAAGGAACTGAATTTCTCGAAATAGAAATTAGTACGCGTTATTACGTCTTTATCACAAGTTATATCAATCGTATTCAGCCGAATGGCAGAAGTGGTATTGTAGTGATTATTCGTGATATGACAAATGAACATAATTTAGATCAAATGAAAAAAGACTTTATCGCTAATGTATCCCATGAATTACGCACACCCATTTCCTTATTACAAGGTTATACAGAATCAATTGTTGATGGTATAGTCACTGAACCAGATGAAATTCGTGATTCGCTAGGTGTTGTATTAGATGAATCTAAGCGATTAAATCGTCTAGTTAATGAATTATTAAATGTTGCACGAATGGATGCTGAAGGTCTATCGGTTGAGAAAGAAGTACAACCAATAAAAAATCTTTTAGATAAAATGAAAGCTAAATACCGTATGCAAGCAGACGATTTAGGATTAACGATGGAATTTAACTCTGGCAATGATCATCTTCTATGGGATTATGACATGGATCGAATGGATCAAGTTTTAACTAATCTCATTGATAATGCATCAAGATATACACAACCAGGTGACACAATTGCAGTAACTGCAAGTAAAGATGAGCAATATAATATTTTATATATTAGCGATACAGGTACAGGTATTGCTCCAGAACATTTACAACAAGTGTTTGACCGCTTCTATAAAGTGGATGCCTCACGTAAACGTGGTAAGCAGGGAACTGGTTTAGGTCTCTTTATTTGTAAGATGATTATTGAAGAGCATGGTGGACAAATTGATGTAAAAAGTGAGCTCGGTAAAGGTACCACATTTATAATTAAGCTCCCTCAACCTAAAAATAATGAAGCAGAGTAA
- a CDS encoding ECF transporter S component, giving the protein MQQNKRLITISMLSAVAFVLTFIKFPLPFLPPYLTLDFSDVPTLLATFLLGPIAGIIVAFIKNILNFLFNMGDPVGPVANFLAGASFLLSAYYVYKNKPSTRTLIYGLIVGTIVMTIVLSILNYFVLLPLYGMIFNLGDVVKNLKIVIVSGVIPFNIIKGIIISIIFVLLYKRLKNILK; this is encoded by the coding sequence ATGCAACAAAATAAACGTCTTATAACTATAAGTATGTTAAGTGCGGTTGCGTTTGTATTAACATTTATAAAGTTTCCGCTACCATTCTTACCACCATACTTAACGTTAGATTTTAGTGATGTGCCAACGTTACTTGCTACTTTTTTATTAGGTCCCATTGCAGGTATTATTGTCGCATTCATTAAAAATATCTTAAACTTTTTATTTAACATGGGAGATCCTGTTGGGCCTGTAGCAAACTTTTTAGCCGGGGCAAGTTTCTTATTATCAGCTTATTATGTATATAAAAACAAACCCTCAACACGCACTTTAATTTATGGTCTAATAGTTGGTACGATTGTTATGACTATTGTACTTAGTATCTTAAATTACTTTGTATTACTTCCATTATATGGAATGATATTTAATTTAGGAGATGTCGTTAAAAATCTTAAAATTGTAATTGTTTCCGGTGTAATACCGTTTAATATTATCAAAGGTATCATCATTTCAATTATCTTTGTTTTACTATATAAAAGACTAAAAAATATTTTAAAATAA
- a CDS encoding ferredoxin, with translation MAKYTIVDMDTCIACGACGAAAPDIYDYDDEGIAFVILDDNQGTAEVPEELYEDMEDALEGCPTDSIKIEDEPFDGDALKFE, from the coding sequence ATGGCTAAATATACAATCGTTGATATGGATACTTGTATAGCATGCGGTGCATGTGGTGCAGCAGCTCCAGATATTTATGATTACGACGACGAAGGTATTGCTTTCGTAATCCTTGATGATAACCAAGGTACTGCAGAAGTGCCTGAAGAGTTATACGAAGATATGGAAGATGCACTAGAAGGTTGTCCTACTGATTCAATTAAAATTGAAGACGAACCATTTGATGGTGACGCGCTTAAATTTGAATAA